One Thermococcus kodakarensis KOD1 genomic window carries:
- a CDS encoding ASCH domain-containing protein, whose amino-acid sequence MKVYRLFVKDEYLNFIRSGEKRIEVRVAYPQFRNIRPGDKIIFNDSIPAVVTEVKKYETFRQVLREEPIKKIFPDEPSFERAVKRFHNLYPKWKENRYGVIAIKFKLLGEGR is encoded by the coding sequence ATGAAGGTCTACAGGCTCTTTGTCAAGGACGAGTATCTAAATTTCATCCGTTCGGGTGAGAAGAGGATTGAGGTTAGGGTTGCATACCCCCAGTTCAGGAACATTAGGCCGGGGGACAAGATAATATTCAACGACTCCATCCCGGCCGTCGTAACGGAAGTGAAGAAGTACGAGACATTCAGACAGGTTCTCAGGGAAGAACCAATAAAGAAAATCTTTCCAGATGAGCCGAGTTTCGAACGGGCTGTGAAGAGGTTTCACAACCTCTACCCCAAATGGAAGGAGAACCGCTACGGTGTGATTGCTATCAAATTCAAGCTCCTCGGTGAGGGGAGATGA
- a CDS encoding nicotinamide-nucleotide adenylyltransferase: protein MVKRGLFVGRFQPVHNGHIKALEFVFSQVDEVIIGIGSAQASHTLKNPFTTSERMEMLIRALEEAELTEKRYYLIPLPDINFNAIWATYVVSMVPRFDVVFTGNSLVAQLFREKGYEVIVQPMFRKDILSATEIRRRMVEGEPWEELVPRSVAEFIREIKGVERIKMLATNLESSEKELQAPIRIPEF, encoded by the coding sequence ATGGTTAAGCGAGGCCTCTTCGTCGGCCGCTTCCAGCCCGTCCACAACGGCCACATAAAGGCTCTTGAATTCGTTTTTTCGCAGGTCGATGAGGTAATCATTGGCATCGGTAGCGCTCAGGCCAGCCATACCTTGAAGAACCCGTTCACAACGAGCGAGAGAATGGAGATGCTGATAAGGGCGCTTGAGGAGGCGGAGCTAACTGAAAAGAGATACTACCTAATCCCGCTCCCTGACATAAACTTCAACGCCATATGGGCGACCTACGTTGTGAGCATGGTTCCGCGCTTTGACGTGGTCTTCACTGGTAACTCCCTCGTTGCCCAGCTATTCAGAGAGAAGGGCTACGAGGTCATCGTCCAGCCGATGTTCAGGAAGGACATTCTCTCTGCTACTGAGATAAGGAGGCGCATGGTCGAGGGTGAGCCCTGGGAAGAGCTCGTTCCCAGGAGCGTTGCAGAGTTCATTAGGGAGATCAAGGGCGTTGAGAGGATAAAGATGCTTGCAACGAACCTGGAAAGCTCGGAGAAGGAGCTTCAGGCGCCGATAAGGATTCCAGAATTTTAA
- a CDS encoding ASCH domain-containing protein, whose protein sequence is MRHLEFDGRYAEDILRGKKRATVRLGRKPNLKEGDTVLIHAGGYALGKAVIERVESKTVGELTDEDAFLDGFSSREELIRALKEHYKYVNDNSPAHVIVFRLIEKFDRPVMSSDYAYEGNLPVEIAEKALKYLDLPEEDRKLIELFLRTGSLRKAAYRLGGLNKRYLIREALRRAYEELKKKGIMGPKL, encoded by the coding sequence ATGAGGCACCTCGAATTCGACGGGAGGTATGCGGAGGACATACTGAGGGGGAAAAAGCGGGCGACTGTTAGACTTGGCAGGAAGCCAAACCTCAAGGAGGGCGACACAGTGCTCATCCACGCTGGTGGCTATGCCCTTGGGAAGGCAGTCATAGAGAGAGTTGAGAGCAAGACCGTCGGTGAGCTTACGGACGAAGACGCCTTTCTGGACGGTTTCTCCAGCAGGGAAGAGCTGATAAGGGCGCTCAAGGAGCACTATAAGTACGTAAACGATAATTCCCCTGCTCATGTTATTGTCTTTCGGCTCATTGAGAAGTTTGATAGGCCCGTTATGAGCTCTGACTACGCCTACGAGGGCAACCTGCCGGTTGAAATCGCGGAAAAGGCCCTTAAATATCTCGATCTCCCAGAGGAGGACAGAAAACTGATAGAGCTGTTCCTCAGAACGGGAAGCCTGAGAAAGGCCGCCTATAGGCTCGGCGGATTGAACAAAAGGTACCTGATAAGGGAGGCCCTGAGGAGGGCCTATGAAGAGCTGAAAAAGAAGGGTATCATGGGGCCGAAACTTTAA
- a CDS encoding class III signal peptide-containing protein, with protein MRRRAQGALEYLFMLAAVLVLVAIAIRVATNSTNELNKSVTNYTKEIRKKILEDL; from the coding sequence ATGAGGCGCAGGGCACAGGGGGCACTGGAGTACCTGTTCATGCTTGCGGCGGTTCTCGTTCTCGTAGCGATAGCCATTAGAGTGGCGACGAACTCGACAAACGAGCTGAACAAGTCGGTTACAAACTATACAAAGGAGATTAGGAAAAAAATCCTAGAAGACCTGTGA
- the pgsA gene encoding archaetidylinositol phosphate synthase: protein MLNRYRENVKGYLEAIVKPLAKAGVTPNTITFIGLLISLLGAYLFYLQRPRLAAVILLIGSAIDALDGTLARMTGKTSRFGAFLDSTFDRISDGAVLFGIALGNLADWRLTFLTFMGAYLVSYERCRAELAGSGTLAVGIAERAERLLILMAFSLAGAEYVKWGVYIVGVLAWITVFQRMWAAYQRLKE, encoded by the coding sequence ATGCTCAACAGGTACAGGGAGAACGTCAAAGGTTACCTTGAGGCCATCGTAAAACCTCTAGCAAAAGCCGGTGTCACACCGAACACGATAACGTTCATAGGCCTCCTGATAAGCCTGCTTGGAGCGTATCTCTTCTACCTCCAGCGCCCAAGGCTCGCCGCAGTGATCCTCCTCATAGGCTCTGCCATAGATGCCCTCGACGGAACGCTGGCAAGAATGACTGGAAAAACGAGCCGCTTTGGAGCGTTCCTGGATTCTACCTTTGACAGGATAAGCGATGGTGCAGTCCTCTTTGGAATAGCCCTCGGCAACCTCGCGGACTGGCGCTTGACTTTCCTGACCTTTATGGGTGCATACCTCGTCAGCTACGAGCGCTGTAGGGCAGAGCTTGCAGGCTCAGGAACGCTCGCAGTTGGAATAGCCGAGAGGGCTGAGAGGTTATTGATCCTGATGGCGTTCTCCCTTGCTGGGGCAGAGTACGTGAAGTGGGGTGTTTACATCGTCGGCGTGCTCGCGTGGATAACGGTCTTCCAGAGAATGTGGGCGGCCTATCAGAGGCTCAAGGAGTGA
- a CDS encoding nucleotidyltransferase family protein, with product MIHRIASTEKRERILEYILEKEEFGVEEVSGALGISKGLVSLYLKELLGLGLLEKKGRKFFLKSGAELRETKRFLNFWMLRDKILPLREEWMLALGVYGSFARGENGPESDLDIWVLVEKNDPLRIMEFKEELETVTEREIDLLVLTREKLARLKEENPYLYWGIKLSSLVLWGELGEV from the coding sequence ATGATCCACAGGATCGCATCAACGGAAAAGAGGGAAAGGATTCTTGAATACATACTGGAGAAAGAGGAGTTTGGGGTTGAGGAGGTAAGTGGTGCACTGGGAATCAGCAAGGGGCTGGTTTCGCTTTACCTCAAAGAACTCCTTGGGCTTGGGCTGCTGGAGAAAAAGGGGAGGAAGTTCTTCTTAAAGTCTGGGGCAGAGCTCAGGGAAACGAAGAGGTTCCTCAACTTCTGGATGCTCAGGGATAAAATTCTTCCACTAAGAGAAGAGTGGATGCTCGCCCTCGGTGTTTACGGTAGCTTCGCTCGCGGTGAAAACGGGCCCGAGAGTGACCTCGACATATGGGTTTTAGTTGAAAAAAACGACCCGCTCAGGATTATGGAATTCAAAGAGGAGCTTGAAACTGTTACTGAGAGGGAAATCGATCTTCTCGTGCTTACGAGGGAAAAACTGGCCCGTTTGAAGGAAGAAAACCCGTACCTATATTGGGGTATCAAACTTTCCTCCCTTGTCCTGTGGGGTGAACTCGGTGAGGTTTGA
- a CDS encoding SAM hydrolase/SAM-dependent halogenase family protein has protein sequence MITLTTDFGLRGPYVGEMNVAMLRINPNATIVDITHGITRHSIIEGSFVMEQVVKYSPKGTVHVGVIDPGVGTSRRAVIIQGEQWLVVPDNGLATLPLKHIRPRKAWAIEVEELRRFTGWEVSSTFHGRDVFGPAGALIDKGVSPEEFAVEVPLEDLVKLDVKPKNAGNEWLLKVIYVDDFGNVILNLEDYRRPREVELPDFGLRIPYLDTYGQVKPGELLALPGSHGYLEIAVNQGSAAERLGLKVGDEVRARLV, from the coding sequence GTGATAACCCTGACGACGGACTTTGGACTGAGGGGGCCCTACGTTGGCGAGATGAATGTGGCAATGCTTAGGATAAACCCAAACGCAACCATTGTTGATATTACCCATGGAATAACGCGCCATTCCATTATCGAAGGGTCGTTTGTCATGGAGCAGGTAGTAAAATATTCCCCTAAAGGAACGGTCCATGTGGGGGTGATAGACCCTGGAGTTGGGACTTCGAGGCGGGCTGTAATAATCCAAGGCGAGCAGTGGCTCGTCGTTCCTGACAACGGTCTGGCCACGCTTCCTCTCAAGCACATCAGACCGAGGAAGGCGTGGGCGATCGAGGTTGAGGAACTCAGGCGCTTCACAGGTTGGGAGGTTAGCTCGACCTTCCACGGCAGGGACGTCTTCGGACCGGCGGGAGCGCTCATCGATAAGGGAGTATCGCCAGAAGAGTTCGCCGTTGAGGTTCCGCTGGAGGATCTAGTCAAACTCGACGTCAAGCCAAAGAATGCGGGAAATGAATGGTTGCTCAAAGTTATCTACGTTGACGACTTCGGCAACGTCATACTGAACCTTGAGGACTACAGAAGGCCGAGGGAAGTTGAACTCCCCGACTTTGGCCTGAGAATCCCGTACCTCGACACCTACGGTCAGGTCAAGCCCGGAGAACTCCTTGCCCTGCCCGGAAGCCACGGTTACCTTGAGATAGCCGTAAACCAGGGCTCCGCTGCCGAGAGGCTCGGACTTAAGGTTGGTGATGAGGTGAGGGCGAGGCTCGTTTAA
- a CDS encoding HAD-IB family phosphatase: MVRLIAFDLEGTLVRSVSGWVELHKRFGTWEKGKEYAEAFFKGEIDYATWRDWDASLWKGHTKDEILEWVSSVEYMEGAKELIELLKENGFKIAILSSGLMCLAKRVGEELGVDYVYANELIFDDEGRITGEVNPVVDFQGKGAILRRLKEELKPELTVAVGDGYNDISMFMEADVAIAINPHEGVEGDHNVESLYEVREIIEELIRGQ, encoded by the coding sequence ATGGTCAGGCTCATAGCTTTTGACCTTGAGGGCACGCTTGTTAGGTCAGTTTCGGGATGGGTCGAACTCCATAAGAGGTTTGGGACTTGGGAGAAGGGAAAGGAGTACGCGGAGGCCTTTTTCAAGGGCGAGATAGACTACGCCACGTGGCGAGACTGGGATGCTTCCCTCTGGAAAGGGCATACCAAAGACGAGATACTGGAGTGGGTCAGCTCCGTTGAGTACATGGAGGGTGCGAAGGAGTTAATCGAGCTCCTCAAGGAAAACGGCTTTAAAATAGCCATCTTGAGCAGCGGACTTATGTGCCTCGCTAAGAGGGTCGGCGAAGAACTTGGTGTTGACTACGTTTACGCTAACGAGCTGATTTTCGACGATGAAGGGAGGATAACCGGCGAAGTTAACCCGGTTGTTGATTTCCAGGGAAAAGGCGCTATACTTCGCAGGCTCAAGGAGGAGCTGAAGCCGGAGCTGACCGTGGCCGTTGGCGACGGCTACAACGACATCAGCATGTTCATGGAGGCCGATGTGGCAATAGCCATAAACCCCCATGAAGGCGTTGAGGGCGACCACAACGTCGAGAGCCTCTACGAGGTCAGGGAGATAATCGAAGAGCTGATACGGGGTCAGTGA
- a CDS encoding tRNA (cytidine(56)-2'-O)-methyltransferase, with protein sequence MIAVLRLGHRPERDKRITTHVALTARAFGADKIIIAAEEDEHVKESVEDVVNRWGGPFEIEFNPSWKKILREWKDRGIIVHLTMYGIHIDDAIPRIKDELKSGKDLLIVVGAEKVPREVYEMADYNVAVGNQPHSEVAALAVFLDRLLDGAGLRKEFHNAKLKIVPQERGKKVLQLE encoded by the coding sequence ATGATCGCAGTCCTCAGACTTGGACACCGGCCTGAGAGGGACAAGAGGATAACGACACACGTAGCACTGACGGCAAGGGCCTTTGGAGCCGATAAAATAATAATAGCCGCAGAAGAGGACGAGCATGTCAAAGAGAGCGTGGAAGACGTTGTGAACCGCTGGGGCGGTCCTTTTGAAATTGAATTCAACCCCAGCTGGAAGAAAATCCTGAGAGAGTGGAAAGATAGGGGAATCATAGTTCACCTCACTATGTACGGAATACACATTGATGACGCAATTCCCCGCATAAAGGATGAGCTGAAATCTGGAAAAGACCTCCTTATCGTCGTCGGTGCAGAAAAGGTGCCGAGAGAGGTCTATGAGATGGCGGACTACAACGTGGCCGTCGGCAACCAGCCCCACAGCGAGGTTGCAGCTCTGGCTGTCTTTCTAGACAGGTTGCTCGACGGTGCCGGCCTTAGGAAGGAATTCCATAATGCGAAGCTCAAGATAGTCCCCCAGGAGCGAGGTAAGAAGGTCCTTCAGCTCGAATGA
- the cas4 gene encoding CRISPR-associated protein Cas4 — MNGNEEGDGLIEFYASEALTCPRRIYFRLKGYPQKWPEFVRVRLNQGINTHQILGQILQERFGVELEKHLVLRSSKLGFEIHGRIDAFKDFPIEIKGKTSLPKVPYDYHLAQLNVYLRWAEAEYGYLYYIKLHEEPMKIINKLDISSFPVIKGPNFRVFEVPYDKSLFKETLRHFYKVKKAYENDRLPEGWKSYACRFCPYRHICYPDRDWEDSE; from the coding sequence ATGAACGGCAACGAAGAGGGCGACGGCCTCATCGAGTTCTACGCCAGCGAGGCCCTAACCTGCCCGAGGAGGATTTACTTCAGGCTCAAGGGATATCCTCAAAAGTGGCCGGAGTTCGTGAGGGTCAGGCTCAACCAGGGCATCAACACCCACCAGATACTCGGACAGATACTTCAGGAGCGCTTTGGCGTTGAACTCGAAAAGCACCTTGTCCTGCGCTCCAGCAAGCTCGGATTCGAGATACACGGGCGGATAGATGCATTTAAAGACTTTCCAATCGAGATTAAGGGAAAGACCAGCCTGCCAAAGGTGCCCTACGACTACCACCTTGCCCAGCTCAACGTCTATCTTCGATGGGCGGAGGCTGAATACGGCTACCTCTATTACATAAAGCTACACGAAGAACCGATGAAAATCATCAACAAGCTGGACATCTCGTCTTTCCCCGTGATAAAGGGCCCCAACTTCAGGGTTTTTGAGGTGCCCTACGACAAATCCCTGTTCAAGGAAACACTTCGCCACTTCTACAAGGTTAAGAAAGCCTACGAAAACGACCGTCTTCCCGAGGGCTGGAAGAGCTATGCCTGCAGGTTCTGCCCCTACAGGCACATCTGCTATCCGGATAGGGACTGGGAGGACTCGGAATGA
- a CDS encoding transglutaminase domain-containing protein, with product MRWRKRAVLPMAVVLLVVASGCLFKPPAQVTFSVDKTSVYPGGIFHIIVTINNTGKVGITGVTLVLSRDDFRILQEPEFPKVLKVGEATQLIWVVQAPEKPGIYSLQVSLEIKDELKRTWTGFYGNFRITVTKQNLVPAKIGLEVNASKEVRGGEVVQVVLKVRNEYESPIKIFDVKISPLPGMEIRPVSQLPITIDPHDQAILKYNISTPYAYREGFVSVIVHYTLGTSRGTSITSFPLKVIWKPWEASREDLLRAYGEYYNILRENRIVDGYWEDKFNSTSAFEASFFKPIATAIVENASSEYDAALKLYQWINALYPLSENTTTLDPGRIFRKEAISPTEEQILLTAFLRSLNIPARVVSLFDGDDCTLRPITEFYTADGWYIVDVKHSFIGTLDEYIASPYFPRIYQTISQENYRIVAQMPEDAYLHEHEDVTADFTVNLDSRIYGIIRKRLHPQLVSKLDMVLAGLSEEERLYALFLFASAPNDELNIVLSTKDVDTIQKTIKALYEFYWDVPWKDDFSAYWEILRG from the coding sequence ATGAGATGGAGAAAACGTGCTGTCCTCCCCATGGCAGTTGTCCTACTTGTGGTAGCGTCGGGATGCCTATTCAAGCCTCCCGCTCAGGTGACATTTTCTGTGGACAAAACCTCGGTTTATCCCGGCGGAATTTTTCATATTATAGTCACGATAAACAACACCGGAAAAGTTGGAATAACCGGTGTCACTTTAGTGCTCTCAAGAGATGACTTCAGAATTCTTCAAGAACCTGAGTTCCCCAAAGTTCTGAAAGTCGGAGAGGCTACCCAGCTAATATGGGTTGTACAAGCCCCCGAAAAACCTGGGATATACTCTCTCCAGGTATCCCTCGAGATTAAGGACGAGCTGAAAAGAACGTGGACGGGGTTTTACGGGAATTTCAGGATAACAGTCACAAAGCAAAACCTAGTGCCAGCTAAAATAGGTTTGGAAGTCAATGCAAGCAAAGAAGTCAGGGGTGGGGAGGTCGTTCAGGTTGTGCTTAAAGTCAGAAACGAATACGAATCTCCGATAAAGATATTTGACGTTAAAATCTCTCCGCTCCCTGGAATGGAGATTCGCCCAGTATCGCAACTGCCCATTACAATTGATCCCCACGATCAAGCCATTCTTAAGTACAATATATCCACCCCCTACGCATACAGGGAGGGCTTTGTGTCAGTAATTGTCCATTATACTTTGGGAACATCAAGAGGGACTTCAATAACAAGTTTTCCTCTGAAAGTCATTTGGAAACCCTGGGAGGCAAGTAGAGAAGACCTTCTCAGAGCATATGGCGAATACTACAACATCCTTCGGGAGAACAGAATAGTCGACGGGTACTGGGAAGACAAGTTCAACTCAACATCGGCTTTTGAGGCTTCGTTCTTTAAACCCATTGCAACGGCCATAGTTGAAAATGCAAGCTCCGAATACGATGCAGCACTGAAGCTATACCAATGGATAAATGCCTTATACCCCCTCTCAGAAAACACAACTACCCTTGATCCCGGCAGAATCTTTAGAAAAGAAGCCATAAGCCCGACAGAAGAGCAAATACTCCTCACGGCATTTCTCAGGTCCCTAAACATTCCCGCGCGAGTCGTGTCACTGTTTGATGGAGACGACTGTACCTTAAGACCCATAACAGAATTTTACACTGCAGACGGCTGGTACATAGTTGATGTAAAACACAGTTTCATCGGAACTCTGGACGAGTACATAGCAAGCCCATATTTCCCAAGGATATACCAGACGATCTCACAGGAAAACTATAGAATAGTAGCTCAGATGCCGGAGGACGCATACCTCCACGAACACGAAGACGTTACTGCGGACTTCACGGTAAACCTTGATTCCCGTATCTACGGCATCATAAGGAAAAGGCTTCACCCGCAGCTGGTTTCCAAACTTGATATGGTGCTCGCAGGCCTGAGTGAAGAAGAACGTCTTTATGCACTCTTCCTCTTCGCTTCAGCCCCCAACGATGAACTCAACATAGTGCTGAGTACGAAGGACGTTGACACCATTCAGAAAACGATAAAAGCACTTTATGAATTCTACTGGGACGTACCATGGAAGGATGACTTTAGTGCTTACTGGGAGATACTAAGAGGGTGA
- a CDS encoding type II toxin-antitoxin system VapC family toxin, whose amino-acid sequence MKRYLVDSSVILEALRGNPQAKELLESLEDNPKFINPIIFSEVLFVFIKQVTGKSYLTLRNSVREINAYGDKIEKLYLFLRDNFVELPITEEISDMAFGFLKKYGLLPNDAIILATAKFYELSLVTMDSDFKKASTEEGVECVCGLGNGGDSNG is encoded by the coding sequence ATGAAGAGGTATTTGGTTGATTCTTCGGTCATTCTGGAGGCCCTCAGAGGAAATCCCCAGGCGAAGGAACTGCTTGAGTCCTTAGAAGATAATCCAAAGTTCATAAATCCCATAATCTTCAGCGAGGTTCTCTTTGTGTTCATTAAACAGGTAACCGGGAAGAGTTACTTGACACTCAGAAACAGCGTTAGGGAAATAAATGCATACGGAGATAAAATCGAAAAGCTCTACCTCTTCTTAAGGGACAACTTTGTAGAACTGCCGATTACCGAAGAAATCAGCGATATGGCCTTTGGTTTTCTAAAGAAATACGGCCTCCTGCCGAACGATGCAATTATCCTTGCCACAGCCAAGTTTTATGAGCTTTCACTAGTCACTATGGACTCGGATTTTAAGAAAGCATCAACTGAGGAGGGAGTTGAGTGCGTTTGTGGTTTGGGCAATGGAGGTGATTCAAATGGTTAA
- a CDS encoding HEPN domain-containing protein has translation MRFEECVEKGYLRRMEPQRELARLSIRKARSFLESSRKNLEMGIYDGALVMAYLAMFHAARALLFKDGWREKSHACISAYLREFYVKPGLLDVKWVRYLDYVRNLRHQTQYDVGFSPDPEEITDILPKIEEFIGVVEKLV, from the coding sequence GTGAGGTTTGAGGAGTGCGTAGAGAAGGGCTATCTGAGGCGAATGGAGCCCCAGCGAGAACTAGCTCGCCTTAGCATTCGCAAGGCACGTTCCTTCTTGGAGTCATCCCGAAAGAACCTTGAGATGGGGATATACGACGGTGCACTCGTAATGGCTTACCTTGCAATGTTTCATGCTGCGAGGGCTTTGCTTTTCAAAGATGGATGGCGGGAGAAGAGTCACGCTTGCATTTCAGCTTATCTCAGGGAATTCTACGTAAAACCTGGCCTTCTCGACGTTAAGTGGGTGAGGTATCTGGACTACGTCAGAAACCTGAGACATCAAACCCAGTACGACGTGGGTTTCTCTCCAGACCCTGAGGAAATCACGGACATCCTTCCGAAGATTGAGGAGTTTATAGGAGTTGTTGAAAAGCTGGTATGA
- a CDS encoding A24 family peptidase C-terminal domain-containing protein, with translation MELIPLLMGLLTGILTSYTDIKTGFVFDVHAFPTLQLIGKLLGWEEEEEDVGLPRWIERIIIPSAEIGILYYLYLGLKSGDVLLALSGLIGLFVGFGLGLFLYYIGAWASGDVVILAAFSALLPLAPPTAKIVPPYGDGYPFYPVAILFNSILAVFPFIIAYALGVLVVRKETEDIKRVFTEGIRTTIEATLWIMFGIAVTALLNLNRPLLGLLVTILAFPIFLRYRTVGDILGIAGVLYLTYLQPDTTLFALLKVLATIYAVKVLLSTAKILRGKVLVEEVPVEELHEWDILGETIHELNGEVKREREGTIERFKRALSTWDFSEIRPKVGRVVASPTAEGLTKEQIEELKKLVEEGKLENRFLRKKAMPFAPAIFLGFLISYFWGDIFWWLELKMMGL, from the coding sequence ATGGAGCTGATACCTCTTCTGATGGGCCTCCTAACTGGTATTTTAACGTCATATACGGACATAAAAACGGGCTTTGTCTTCGATGTCCACGCGTTCCCAACACTTCAGCTCATTGGAAAACTGCTCGGATGGGAAGAGGAGGAAGAGGACGTTGGACTTCCCAGATGGATTGAAAGGATAATCATACCCTCCGCCGAGATCGGAATTCTTTACTACCTATACCTCGGACTCAAAAGCGGGGACGTTCTCCTGGCGCTCTCCGGACTCATTGGGCTTTTTGTGGGCTTTGGACTCGGCCTTTTCCTGTATTACATCGGCGCCTGGGCCAGCGGTGATGTAGTAATACTAGCCGCGTTCTCCGCGCTTCTCCCCCTGGCCCCCCCGACCGCCAAGATTGTGCCACCGTACGGCGATGGATACCCGTTTTATCCAGTCGCAATACTGTTCAACAGCATCCTTGCGGTCTTTCCGTTTATAATAGCCTACGCGCTTGGAGTACTGGTGGTGCGGAAGGAAACAGAAGATATCAAAAGAGTTTTCACTGAAGGCATTAGGACAACAATTGAAGCAACGCTGTGGATAATGTTCGGGATAGCAGTTACTGCCCTGCTGAACCTCAACAGACCCCTGCTCGGACTTCTCGTGACCATCCTTGCGTTTCCGATATTCCTCAGATACCGCACAGTGGGGGACATCCTCGGAATTGCGGGCGTTCTCTACCTGACGTACCTCCAGCCAGATACGACCCTCTTCGCCCTGCTAAAGGTGCTTGCAACTATTTACGCCGTGAAGGTTCTTCTCTCGACGGCAAAAATACTCCGGGGAAAAGTCCTCGTGGAAGAAGTCCCAGTTGAGGAGCTCCACGAATGGGATATCCTTGGTGAGACCATTCACGAGCTCAACGGCGAGGTAAAGCGCGAGAGAGAAGGGACCATTGAGAGGTTCAAGAGAGCACTCTCGACATGGGACTTCTCCGAGATTAGGCCAAAAGTGGGAAGAGTGGTAGCCTCACCAACCGCCGAGGGCCTCACCAAGGAGCAGATCGAAGAGCTGAAGAAGCTCGTTGAAGAGGGGAAGCTGGAAAACAGGTTCCTGAGAAAGAAGGCGATGCCCTTTGCACCTGCCATATTCCTCGGCTTCCTGATAAGCTACTTCTGGGGGGACATCTTCTGGTGGCTGGAGCTTAAAATGATGGGCCTTTAA
- a CDS encoding TIGR02253 family HAD-type hydrolase: MKAVFFDFVGTLITKAGENVTHLNIVREVLKKAGRGDLDAEEVWRAYEEESSALFSELAGKEAVKIRDVDTEAMRRVAERYGFTVPKDFWEISIRMHEKYGQLFPDAVDTIKALKGMGLHVGIITDSDNDYITAHLKALGIYDLFDSITTSEEAGFFKPHPRPFQLALEKAGVKPEEALYVGDNPKKDCVGAKNIGMTSVLLDPNGEKRELWENCDFIVSRLSEVVGIIKGLKG; the protein is encoded by the coding sequence ATGAAAGCTGTCTTCTTTGACTTCGTTGGCACGCTCATAACGAAGGCTGGCGAAAACGTGACTCACCTGAACATAGTCAGGGAAGTACTGAAAAAAGCTGGCCGGGGCGACCTGGACGCTGAAGAAGTTTGGAGGGCCTACGAGGAAGAGAGCTCCGCGCTCTTCTCAGAACTCGCGGGTAAGGAAGCAGTGAAAATAAGGGATGTGGACACTGAGGCCATGAGGAGGGTCGCTGAGAGATACGGCTTTACAGTGCCCAAGGACTTCTGGGAGATAAGCATAAGGATGCACGAAAAATACGGCCAGCTCTTTCCAGATGCAGTGGATACAATAAAAGCCCTCAAGGGTATGGGCCTTCATGTAGGTATAATCACCGACTCTGACAACGATTACATCACTGCCCACTTGAAGGCCCTCGGAATATACGACCTCTTCGACAGCATAACAACGAGTGAAGAAGCTGGCTTTTTCAAGCCCCATCCGAGGCCGTTTCAGCTCGCTCTGGAAAAGGCTGGTGTCAAGCCAGAGGAAGCTCTTTACGTCGGGGACAACCCGAAAAAGGACTGTGTAGGGGCAAAAAACATTGGAATGACCAGTGTGCTCCTCGATCCAAATGGGGAAAAGAGGGAGCTGTGGGAAAACTGCGACTTCATTGTCTCAAGACTTTCAGAGGTCGTGGGGATAATTAAGGGTCTAAAGGGTTAG